The Eleutherodactylus coqui strain aEleCoq1 chromosome 13, aEleCoq1.hap1, whole genome shotgun sequence genome includes a window with the following:
- the ELAC2 gene encoding zinc phosphodiesterase ELAC protein 2 yields the protein MGFSGLLWRRLSRVLAMSQAEARAFSARKTKVAKEPLRHIKNRAKQEAGDRHGPAVVYVQVVAAGSRDAGASVYLFSDHRRYLFNCGEGVQRLMHENKMKLSRLDNIFITRMDWANVGGLSGVLLTLRDVGLPNCVISGPPQLKQFLQAIKIYCGPMDGLSVDVRPYTGPLYSDETMSVTQVPTFTSNGPLPSLSQQCEGGESHSELRQGRTSPDVMRIPRDLRKRFSKGSPPCVISYICKLHDRKGHFLVLKAKEMGLPVGTKEIGPIITELKANKSVTYNGKEVSPSDVLSPDIPGPTFIVVECPSEDFITPLTENVAWKRYLEGKEEASAALVIHMTPEHVLNHTTYRQWMERFGPGTEHLLLNEHTSTVHNLSSYKVQSQLHLIHPHIFPQLPQIRPRDEASEVPGVRAECLLKYQLRPKMEWQRDQVTQNHTCAFVKEAMELPHFRTALEECQSLLKSDDVPAKEGNAQYPEVVFLGTGSAIPMKTRNVSCTLVHVSPSALMLLDCGEGTFGQLHRHYGDRVDDILSQLSAVFVSHIHADHHTGLLRVLLERERALASLGKPFTPVLVVGPTVLMSWLNLYHDNCQEVLHNISFIPSRNLTETSEVDCPKSKGLIASLLKLYQLDKFQTCYVRHCKNAFGCAIVHQAGWKLVFSGDTMPCDALIKLGKGASLVIHEATLEDGLEQDAIEKAHSTTSQAISVGMNMNAEFMMLNHFSQRYSKLPLMSDGFSSKVGISFDHMKIQLSDLRILPKLMGPLKALFAEDLEEMEERKQKRELQQELEAALSDSKPAASVKRDLDDTNTAADVKRLKTN from the exons ATGGGGTTTTCTGGCCTGCTGTGGAGGCGCCTTTCCCGGGTCCTTGCTATGTCCCAGGCCGAGGCTCGGGCCTTCAGCGCTCGGAAGACCAAGGTGGCCAAGGAGCCTTTGCGGCATATTAAGAACAGAGCGAAGCAGGAGGCCGGAGACCGGCATGGGCCGGCCGTGGTGTACGTGCAGGTGGTGGCGGCCGGCAGCAGGGATGCGGGGGCCTCCGTCTACCTCTTCTCGGACCACCGCAG GTACCTGTTTAACTGCGGAGAGGGGGTGCAGAGACTTATGCATGAGAACAA GATGAAGCTGTCACGTCTCGATAACATCTTCATCACTAGAATGGACTGGGCCAACGTGGGAGGACTGTCAG GTGTCCTTCTGACCTTGCGGGACGTGGGGCTCCCTAACTGTGTAATCTCAGGACCCCCACAGCTG aaACAATTCCTTCAAGCTATTAAAATCTACTGCGGTCCGATGGACGGCCTGTCAGTGG ATGTGCGTCCTTATACCGGCCCCCTCTACAGCGACGAGACCATGTCAGTCACACAAGTGCCCACCTTCA ccagcaatggtcCTCTGCCATCGCTGTCTCAACAATGTGAAGGTGGTGAGAGTCACTCAGAACTCAGACAAGGAAGAACGTCCCCAGATGTAATGCGCATTCCAAGAG ATCTCAGGAAGAGATTCTCCAAAGGATCCCCTCCCTGCGTGATCTCCTACATCTGCAAG CTGCACGACAGGAAAGGACACTTCCTGGTCCTGAAGGCGAAGGAGATGGGACTCCCGGT AGGGACCAAAGAGATCGGACCAATCATAACGGAGCTGAAGGCTAATAAAAGTGTCACGTACAACGGCAAAGAG GTCTCCCCTTCAGATGTCCTGAGCCCTGATATTCCTGGACCAACTTTTATCGTGGTGGAATGTCCAAGCGAAGACTTCATAACTCCCCTCACTGAGAATGTGGCATGGAAAAG gtATCTGGAAGGCAAAGAAGAAGCTTCGGCTGCTTTAGTAATACACATGACCCCTGAACATGTTCTTAACCACACTACTTACCGCCAGTGGATGGAGAG GTTTGGCCCCGGCACAGAGCACCTTCTCCTGAATGAGCACACCTCCACCGTACATAACCTGAGTAGCTACAAGGTCCAGAGTCAGTTGCATCTGATCCATCCCCATATATTCCCACAGCTGCCACAGATCCGCCCACGG GATGAAGCATCTGAGGTGCCTGGCGTGAGGGCAGAATGTCTTCTGAAATACCAGCTCAGGCCTAAAATGGAATGGCAAAG AGATCAAGTCACACAGAACCACACTTGTGCATTTgtgaaggaggccatggagctgccGCATTTTAGGACGGCACTGGAGGAATGTCAGAGTCTCCTGAAGTCTGATGACGTGCCAGCAAAGG AGGGGAACGCTCAGTATCCAGAAGTGGTGTTTCTGGGAACGGGGTCCGCTATCCCCATGAAGACCCGTAATGTGAGCTGCACCCTGGTGCATGTCAG TCCCTCTGCCCTGATGCTCCTGGATTGTGGAGAAGGAACCTTTGGCCAACTACACCGACACTACGGAGACCGTGTGGATGACATCCTGAGCCAACTCTCTGCTGTGTTTGTATCCCATATTCACGCCGACCATCACACC GGTCTCCTCCGTGTGTTGCTGGAAAGGGAGCGGGCGTTG GCATCTCTTGGGAAGCCGTTTACCCCTGTGCTGGTCGTCGGGCCCACCGTACTGATGTCCTGGTTAAATCTATACCATGACAACTGCCAGGAGGTTCTCCACAATATCAG CTTCATACCATCGAGGAATTTGACAGAGACTTCAGAAGTGGATTGTCCCAAGAGTAAAGGCTTGATCGCGTCTCTTCTAAAGCTGTACCAGTTAGACAAA TTTCAGACCTGCTATGTCCGTCACTGTAAGAATGCTTTTGGTTGTGCGATCGTCCATCAGGCTGGCTGGAAGTTAGTGTTTTCTGGCGATACCATGCCTTGTGATGCCCTCATCAAGTTGG GAAAGGGAGCCAGTCTGGTGATCCACGAGGCCACGCTGGAGGACGGGCTGGAGCAAGATGCCATCGAGAAGGCGCACAG TACAACCTCCCAAGCCATCTCCGTAGGAATGAACATGAATGCAGAGTTTATGATGCTGAATCACTTCAGTCAGCGCTATTCCAAGCTGCCCCTCATGAGTGACGGCTTCAGCAGCAAGGTTGGGATATCCTTTGATCACATGAAG ATCCAACTCAGcgacttgagaattctccccaagCTGATGGGCCCCCTCAAGGCTCTGTTCGCTGAAGACCTGGAAGAAATGGAGGAGCGGAAGCAGAAGAGGGAACTGCAACAGGAACTAGAGGCCGCTCTGAGTGACTCCAAACCTGCCGCCAGCGTCAAGCGAGACCTGGATGACACGAACACGGCTGCCGATGTCAAGAGGTTAAAAACCAACTGA